From a region of the Mucilaginibacter auburnensis genome:
- a CDS encoding gliding motility-associated C-terminal domain-containing protein, whose amino-acid sequence MPGGVYIVVSCISKKCIKNALLFFVLLFAVTNVAAEDILVTSKADSGTGTLRAALTAAAANGDTSPDRILFNLPGSTEADFTITVNTQLPDVSSNLIIDATSQPGNIIAGTVNTNVVIKSTIQPLNDFNVFQGNGVHDLEVYGFLFWDTNLPGSSDPNRSRRSGIVITNGKRITIGKAGKGNWFDGYNQQSIEMTDCRELTIVANTFQRRTSNKDPGDTGTIYLQRIIGLNFGEPGAGNVLLTHLVVSLANTTELSKLVFIDNNIGVEGDGKTTNKRSMAGVKIVGGDINPTDPNTLIDILFTGNVLSHYVDYGLKLDFLKGKAIIKHNWFGTDRSATLPLNFNRNDPYMGRGTAVSLTRFLGDLQVGDTDPAQANVFANSEYGVAIAAVTNLLLMRNSFQCISINDFDSGYDDIPLIKVTSATNTSISGTTSPGAIVDLFQADQCNTHCSPYKLIATTFADAAGVWRYTFANPVNAFVIANSHVGKKSSNFTQITVNADEVQITDARCGQLGSIRKVKVFNTDNIRWLDRDGKVVSTSLDLIGVPPGGYKLVAGSYCSAETMFYDIQDFNVRVNDYYLKVQQPFCDSKNGSIMGLIIVNQNYADPVSVRWIDADQKTVGTFIDLKNVGAGTYYLKLTTVSGCETSYGPVILTATSTPSTGAPLQANVNSVVIMPDNCSSATGSISGVQVNGGVAPYHFTWKDASGITVGTAQTLTSAKAGTYTLTIAGADNTDCSRVALSFDIPARDVVLSAPKVASVEICYPGVAQLRVINPAKGKYKLYGSATAQVPLQENNTGSFAENVTGNTIYYISLESGSCVSPRTALSVHVIGAGINIPNFFTPNNDGVNDTWNITNVTDYPNLTVRVFNRIGAEVYHSRGYSSAFTGKLNNKDLPVGTYYYLIDLGAGCAPLKGPLTILR is encoded by the coding sequence ATGCCGGGTGGTGTTTATATAGTTGTAAGTTGCATCTCAAAAAAATGCATTAAAAATGCTTTGCTTTTTTTTGTGCTACTTTTTGCTGTTACCAATGTGGCCGCTGAAGATATCCTGGTAACGTCAAAGGCAGATAGTGGTACCGGCACTTTACGGGCAGCGCTTACAGCCGCCGCGGCTAATGGCGATACCTCGCCAGACCGCATATTATTTAACCTGCCGGGCTCTACCGAAGCTGATTTCACTATTACAGTTAACACTCAACTGCCGGATGTTTCGTCTAATTTGATCATCGATGCAACAAGTCAGCCCGGAAATATTATTGCCGGCACAGTAAATACAAATGTAGTTATAAAATCTACTATTCAGCCGTTAAATGATTTTAACGTATTTCAGGGTAATGGTGTACATGATTTAGAGGTTTATGGCTTTTTATTTTGGGATACAAATTTACCCGGATCATCAGACCCTAACCGCTCCCGCCGCAGTGGAATAGTGATAACTAACGGAAAACGTATCACTATAGGAAAAGCAGGTAAAGGCAATTGGTTTGACGGATACAACCAGCAAAGCATAGAAATGACCGACTGCCGGGAACTAACTATAGTTGCCAACACGTTTCAAAGAAGAACGAGCAACAAAGATCCGGGCGATACGGGTACCATTTATTTACAACGCATTATTGGCTTGAATTTTGGCGAACCCGGCGCAGGTAACGTATTGTTGACACATTTAGTTGTTTCGCTTGCCAATACAACAGAGCTGTCTAAGCTTGTATTTATTGACAACAATATTGGCGTTGAAGGCGACGGGAAAACTACCAACAAGCGCAGTATGGCGGGTGTAAAAATTGTTGGCGGTGATATCAACCCAACCGATCCAAACACCCTTATTGATATTCTATTTACGGGAAATGTTCTCAGCCACTACGTTGATTATGGACTAAAGCTTGATTTTTTAAAAGGCAAGGCAATAATTAAACATAACTGGTTTGGTACAGACCGCAGTGCTACCCTGCCTTTAAATTTCAACAGAAATGATCCATACATGGGCAGAGGTACAGCAGTTTCCTTAACACGGTTTCTTGGAGATCTGCAGGTTGGAGATACAGACCCAGCGCAGGCAAATGTTTTCGCTAATTCTGAATATGGTGTTGCAATAGCCGCAGTAACTAATTTGCTGCTTATGCGAAACTCATTTCAATGTATCTCCATTAATGATTTTGATTCGGGCTATGATGACATCCCTTTAATAAAAGTAACAAGCGCAACAAATACTTCCATTAGCGGTACAACCTCGCCTGGCGCTATTGTAGATCTTTTTCAGGCCGACCAATGTAATACCCATTGTTCGCCCTACAAATTAATAGCCACTACGTTTGCAGATGCTGCAGGGGTATGGAGATATACATTTGCAAACCCTGTAAATGCTTTTGTGATTGCTAATTCGCATGTGGGCAAAAAATCATCAAACTTTACGCAAATTACAGTAAATGCAGATGAGGTACAGATAACGGATGCCAGATGCGGACAGCTTGGTTCTATCAGGAAGGTCAAAGTATTTAATACAGATAACATTAGATGGCTTGACAGGGACGGAAAGGTTGTGTCAACGTCATTAGATCTTATAGGTGTGCCGCCTGGTGGATATAAATTGGTGGCCGGTAGTTATTGTTCTGCAGAAACAATGTTCTATGATATTCAGGATTTTAACGTGAGGGTGAATGACTACTACCTTAAAGTGCAGCAGCCTTTTTGTGATTCAAAAAATGGAAGCATTATGGGCTTGATCATAGTTAATCAAAATTACGCTGATCCGGTTTCTGTACGTTGGATTGATGCTGATCAAAAAACGGTAGGTACTTTTATAGACCTTAAAAATGTTGGGGCCGGAACTTATTACCTCAAGCTAACAACCGTATCGGGATGCGAGACCAGTTATGGGCCTGTTATTCTTACTGCAACAAGCACTCCCTCAACGGGTGCGCCACTTCAGGCAAACGTTAATAGTGTTGTTATTATGCCGGATAATTGCAGTTCTGCAACGGGTAGCATTAGCGGTGTGCAGGTAAACGGCGGTGTAGCGCCATACCATTTTACCTGGAAGGATGCCTCTGGTATAACAGTAGGTACTGCTCAAACCCTCACATCGGCAAAAGCAGGCACTTACACTTTAACTATTGCAGGAGCTGATAATACAGATTGCAGCCGCGTGGCGCTTAGTTTTGATATTCCTGCCCGCGATGTTGTTTTGTCTGCACCTAAGGTAGCGTCGGTGGAAATTTGCTATCCGGGTGTAGCGCAGCTTAGGGTTATCAATCCGGCTAAGGGCAAATACAAACTTTATGGCTCTGCAACAGCGCAGGTGCCTTTACAGGAAAATAACACAGGCAGTTTTGCAGAAAATGTTACCGGTAATACTATCTATTATATTTCTTTGGAATCTGGATCTTGCGTTAGTCCCCGGACAGCGTTAAGCGTTCACGTAATAGGGGCGGGTATAAATATTCCAAATTTCTTTACACCCAACAACGATGGCGTAAACGATACGTGGAATATTACTAATGTAACCGATTATCCGAATCTAACCGTCAGGGTTTTCAATAGAATAGGTGCTGAAGTATATCACTCCCGCGGCTATTCTTCAGCGTTTACAGGGAAATTAAATAACAAAGACCTGCCGGTGGGCACATATTACTATTTGATTGACCTTGGGGCCGGGTGTGCGCCGCTCAAAGGTCCTTTAACTATATTAAGGTAG
- a CDS encoding RagB/SusD family nutrient uptake outer membrane protein: MKKIIFLGLAVLLFAGCKKVLNPEPEDLKSLDQMYTDVNFAQGFLVTAYRNIPGYYDNSEYATDDAVTNQQNNTNANLRAYTELATGAWSSQNNPASVWNQSYEAMQYLNLFLENSNKVKWASDPEAARLFNLRMRGEAYGLRGLFMYYLLRNHGGIASNGQLLGVPIVTKYQDINAPFNLPRASFDACVKQIYKDLDSAEVNLPLEYNDISNNAQIPDRFKKYTGNFDTYNRVMGQYGRQLFNGLIAKVIRTRTSLLAASPAFQNAANPATWADAANNAAAIINYKGGVNALPATGVTYYANASEIDNLASGNNPSEIIWRENIVTNDATQENQHFPPTLNGANTTGAGYMNPSQNLVDAFPMANGYPIDNAASGYSAAAPYVGRDPRFAKYIIYNGATAGVSNTVIRTGSASGSDDGINARPGFSTRTGYYMKKRLRMDVNRNSVGANGKTHYNPRMRYTEMYLAYAEAANEAYGPTGAGTQGYSAYDVIKAIRKRALGLSADPYLEEVKGDQGKMRELIRNERRLELSFESFRFWDLRRWKVDLTKLNETVRGMDVNGTVYTPLNNVETRAYQNYMYFGPIPNSEILKYNMLLQNANWK; this comes from the coding sequence ATGAAAAAGATCATATTTCTTGGATTGGCAGTGTTGCTTTTTGCAGGCTGTAAAAAAGTCCTTAACCCTGAGCCGGAGGATTTAAAGTCTCTTGACCAGATGTATACCGACGTGAATTTTGCTCAGGGTTTTTTGGTTACCGCTTATAGGAATATACCGGGTTACTACGATAACTCTGAATACGCTACTGACGACGCGGTAACTAACCAGCAAAACAATACAAACGCAAACTTAAGAGCCTATACCGAACTCGCAACAGGCGCATGGTCATCTCAAAATAATCCTGCTTCTGTGTGGAACCAGAGTTATGAGGCAATGCAATACCTTAACTTGTTTCTTGAAAACTCCAACAAGGTTAAATGGGCGAGTGATCCGGAAGCAGCCAGGCTATTTAATTTGAGGATGCGTGGCGAGGCTTATGGCTTGCGCGGGCTTTTTATGTACTACTTATTGCGTAACCATGGCGGAATTGCAAGTAACGGACAATTGCTGGGTGTGCCTATTGTAACAAAATACCAGGATATAAATGCGCCATTCAATTTGCCGCGCGCCAGCTTTGATGCCTGCGTTAAACAGATTTATAAAGATTTGGATAGTGCAGAAGTTAACCTTCCTTTGGAATATAACGACATATCCAACAATGCTCAGATACCAGATAGGTTTAAGAAGTATACAGGCAATTTTGATACCTATAACCGTGTAATGGGACAGTATGGCCGCCAGCTATTTAACGGATTAATAGCTAAAGTTATAAGAACCAGAACATCGTTGTTAGCGGCCAGTCCGGCTTTTCAAAACGCGGCTAACCCGGCAACCTGGGCAGACGCTGCTAATAATGCCGCTGCAATAATTAACTATAAAGGCGGCGTAAATGCCCTGCCTGCAACAGGCGTTACCTATTATGCTAACGCATCTGAAATTGACAATTTGGCCAGTGGTAATAATCCTTCTGAGATCATTTGGAGAGAAAACATTGTAACGAATGATGCTACTCAGGAAAACCAGCATTTCCCGCCTACACTAAACGGTGCAAACACAACAGGTGCGGGCTACATGAATCCATCTCAAAACTTGGTTGATGCTTTCCCAATGGCTAACGGATATCCAATTGACAATGCTGCTTCAGGTTATTCTGCTGCTGCTCCTTATGTAGGCAGAGACCCAAGGTTTGCAAAATATATTATATATAACGGCGCCACCGCAGGTGTTAGCAACACTGTAATCAGAACCGGAAGTGCTTCAGGTTCTGACGATGGTATCAATGCAAGGCCCGGTTTTTCTACCCGCACGGGCTATTACATGAAAAAACGTCTGCGTATGGATGTTAACCGTAACTCTGTTGGAGCCAATGGTAAAACGCACTACAACCCACGCATGCGCTACACCGAAATGTACCTTGCCTATGCAGAAGCCGCTAATGAAGCTTATGGTCCTACAGGCGCTGGTACTCAGGGTTATTCAGCTTACGATGTTATAAAGGCTATCCGTAAAAGAGCGCTTGGTTTATCAGCTGACCCCTATTTAGAGGAAGTTAAGGGTGATCAAGGCAAAATGAGGGAGCTGATCCGTAACGAGCGTCGCTTAGAACTAAGTTTCGAAAGCTTCCGTTTCTGGGATCTCCGTCGTTGGAAGGTTGATCTTACCAAATTAAATGAAACAGTAAGAGGAATGGATGTGAATGGAACTGTTTATACTCCGCTTAACAATGTAGAAACGCGTGCTTACCAAAACTACATGTACTTTGGTCCTATTCCAAATTCTGAGATTTTAAAATACAATATGCTGTTACAGAACGCGAATTGGAAATAG
- a CDS encoding SusC/RagA family TonB-linked outer membrane protein: protein MRKNIRNCCALLIVLLSGFATAYAQEKTDSLVNVAFRTVAKKDLIVPAASVDITEILKKSYSTNSLDNLGSFIAGYTGNVWGQAPLVLVDGIPRRASDIRMTEVQSISVLKGASAVVLYGSSAAKGVVMITTKRGSIKPLQIDVRANTGIYVPKSYPNYLNAADYKTLYNEALANDGIAPAYTADEINATRAGTNPYRYADIDFFGSDYLKKFYNKSDVTMEVSGGNEAARYYTNFGLSYNNDLLKYGEQKNNNSLQFNIRGNVDVKLSKRLSATIDAAAVSANSYVGKGNFWGATSTIAPNFNKFSPLIPISMLDPNNPALQTIVKNSNHVIDGKYLLGGQSTNQTNVLSDMLAAGYDRTKSNTFMYNLGFNADLGAVLQGLSFKTTTSLDYTSLYTESYSLPYATYRPTWSTVNGQDIITDLQKFGVDRNSTNESVGTSSYTQTVSLKAQFGYDRTFNNDHNVNAALLGWGYTTQFSSDGGSGYQPVKNTNLGFQAGYNYKRRYYLDFSGAVLHSAKLPPGKRNGFSPTVSAGWRISEENFIKDNLPFISDLKLRSSYSSVKQDLDVTGTRPGTTGAVDQFLYQGYYSNNATLGGFYTWRDGLAGGRTTLVGQADNPNLTFVQRNEFSVGLDAALFNNKITLDLNYFSQITDGLLARGTSIYPSYFAGSGDFRPWINYNKEKRTGFDFAVNLNEKVGEVQFSLGVTGMVFNSKVLRRDELPAEPYLARTGLPIDANFGYIAEGFFQSQADIANSARQTFGGTSVMPGDIKYRDVNKDGVIDAKDQVNLGHSGSGVSPFSYGVNLTVKWKRLTMFVLGSGVSGAVGYKSNPYYWVAGNGKYSDIVLGRWTDATKATATYPRLTTTSGSNNLQNSTFWMYNINRFNLSRVQFTYDFNDKLFNKSFVHNLSVYVQGDNLLVISKERKFMETNVGSAPQTRFFNIGVRGSF, encoded by the coding sequence ATGAGAAAAAATATAAGGAACTGTTGCGCGCTACTGATTGTCTTGCTGTCAGGGTTTGCAACAGCGTATGCACAAGAAAAAACAGACAGTTTGGTAAATGTTGCGTTTCGCACGGTTGCCAAAAAAGATCTGATCGTACCTGCCGCATCGGTAGATATAACTGAAATATTAAAAAAGAGTTACAGCACAAACAGCTTAGACAATTTAGGAAGCTTTATTGCCGGTTATACCGGGAACGTTTGGGGCCAGGCGCCACTTGTTTTGGTTGATGGTATTCCGCGTCGTGCTTCAGATATACGCATGACAGAAGTACAATCTATCTCCGTACTAAAAGGAGCAAGCGCAGTGGTACTTTATGGAAGCAGCGCCGCTAAAGGCGTGGTGATGATCACCACAAAAAGAGGCAGTATAAAGCCTTTGCAGATTGATGTACGTGCCAATACAGGTATTTATGTGCCTAAATCGTACCCTAACTATCTTAACGCAGCCGATTATAAAACGCTTTATAACGAGGCGTTAGCTAATGACGGTATTGCACCGGCTTATACAGCAGATGAGATTAACGCTACACGTGCCGGTACAAACCCTTACAGATATGCTGATATAGATTTTTTTGGTTCTGACTACCTTAAAAAGTTCTATAACAAGTCTGATGTCACCATGGAGGTATCCGGTGGTAATGAAGCAGCGCGTTACTATACCAATTTTGGCTTATCATATAATAACGATCTGCTTAAATACGGCGAACAAAAAAATAATAACAGTTTGCAGTTCAACATCAGAGGGAATGTGGATGTTAAGCTTAGTAAAAGGTTAAGTGCCACTATTGACGCTGCGGCCGTTAGCGCCAATAGCTATGTTGGAAAAGGCAATTTTTGGGGCGCCACATCAACAATTGCTCCAAACTTCAATAAGTTTTCGCCGCTTATTCCAATAAGCATGTTGGATCCTAACAACCCAGCATTGCAAACTATTGTAAAAAATAGCAACCATGTTATTGACGGAAAGTATTTGCTTGGTGGTCAAAGTACCAATCAAACCAACGTGTTGAGTGATATGCTGGCCGCCGGTTATGACAGAACCAAGTCAAATACATTTATGTATAACCTGGGTTTTAATGCGGATTTGGGCGCGGTTTTACAAGGATTAAGCTTTAAAACTACCACCAGTTTAGATTATACCTCGCTATATACTGAATCTTACTCACTGCCTTATGCAACTTATAGGCCAACATGGTCTACAGTGAATGGTCAGGATATAATAACCGATCTACAAAAATTTGGTGTTGACAGAAACTCAACAAATGAGTCTGTAGGAACATCTTCGTATACACAAACTGTGTCTTTAAAAGCTCAGTTTGGATATGACCGCACATTTAATAATGATCACAATGTTAATGCAGCTTTATTAGGTTGGGGTTACACAACGCAGTTTTCAAGTGATGGCGGTAGCGGTTACCAACCCGTAAAAAATACTAATCTTGGTTTCCAGGCTGGTTACAATTATAAAAGAAGGTATTATCTTGATTTCTCAGGTGCGGTACTGCATTCAGCTAAATTGCCCCCTGGAAAACGTAACGGGTTCTCGCCAACAGTATCAGCCGGATGGCGTATAAGCGAGGAAAATTTTATAAAAGATAATTTGCCTTTCATCAGCGACTTGAAGCTAAGGAGTTCTTATTCTTCGGTTAAGCAAGATCTTGATGTTACCGGAACAAGACCGGGCACAACCGGCGCGGTTGATCAATTTTTATATCAGGGTTATTATAGCAACAACGCTACGCTGGGCGGTTTTTATACCTGGCGCGACGGTTTAGCTGGCGGACGCACAACACTTGTTGGCCAGGCAGACAACCCTAATTTAACATTTGTACAACGCAACGAATTCTCAGTTGGATTAGATGCTGCGCTATTTAATAACAAGATAACGCTTGACCTTAATTACTTTTCGCAAATTACCGATGGCTTGCTTGCCCGCGGTACTTCTATCTATCCTTCATATTTTGCAGGCTCTGGTGATTTCCGTCCGTGGATAAACTACAATAAAGAAAAGCGTACAGGTTTTGATTTTGCTGTTAACCTGAATGAGAAGGTTGGAGAGGTGCAATTTTCATTGGGCGTTACAGGTATGGTGTTTAACTCTAAAGTGTTACGTAGGGATGAACTGCCGGCAGAGCCATATTTGGCAAGAACAGGCTTGCCTATTGATGCCAATTTTGGATACATAGCCGAAGGGTTTTTCCAAAGTCAGGCAGATATAGCAAATTCTGCCAGACAAACATTTGGTGGTACTTCGGTTATGCCCGGCGACATAAAGTACCGTGATGTTAACAAAGACGGGGTTATTGATGCCAAGGACCAGGTAAATTTAGGGCATAGCGGTTCCGGCGTTTCTCCATTTTCTTATGGAGTAAATCTTACGGTTAAATGGAAACGCTTAACCATGTTTGTATTAGGGTCAGGAGTAAGCGGCGCAGTTGGTTATAAGAGCAACCCTTATTATTGGGTTGCCGGTAACGGTAAGTATTCTGATATTGTATTGGGCCGTTGGACAGATGCTACAAAAGCTACAGCTACCTATCCTCGTCTTACCACTACAAGCGGAAGTAACAACCTTCAAAACTCAACGTTCTGGATGTACAATATAAACCGCTTTAACTTGAGCCGCGTTCAGTTTACTTACGACTTTAACGACAAGTTATTTAATAAATCTTTTGTTCATAACCTGAGTGTTTATGTACAAGGCGATAACCTGCTTGTTATATCAAAGGAACGTAAGTTCATGGAAACTAACGTAGGTTCTGCACCTCAAACCCGTTTTTTCAATATAGGTGTAAGAGGTTCTTTTTAA
- a CDS encoding DUF5627 domain-containing protein translates to MKINKLIIGLAASAGLLASCKNAPIVYPNFSYSTVYFASQYPLRTVELGEDLFVDNSLDNQHKVSIKATMGGVYDNKKDVLIDVRVDETLLNNLYFNNNGPKIVAMPTQYYQLASNQIKIPAGSLLGGVEVKLTDAFFADPSALKANYVIPLVMTKVTGADSILKGSTSVPNPLRVKASDWVTAPKDYILYGVKYVNPWHGNYLRRGVDQITPAGGTTSTAVRRTPYVENNQVVNITTGSLTQANLPLSIKNSAGTTVPFTLVLTFADNGTCTVSGNNPASFDITGTGKFVSKGEKNSIGGTDRSAIYLDYTVNFKNLNVTYATKDTLVVRDRGLKAEYFDVVIK, encoded by the coding sequence ATGAAAATCAATAAATTAATTATAGGGTTGGCGGCTTCGGCGGGCTTGTTGGCATCATGCAAAAATGCTCCGATTGTGTATCCTAATTTTAGTTACTCTACCGTTTATTTTGCCAGTCAGTATCCTTTGCGTACCGTTGAGTTGGGCGAAGATCTTTTTGTGGATAATTCTTTAGATAATCAGCATAAGGTGTCTATTAAAGCAACTATGGGCGGCGTTTATGACAATAAGAAAGACGTGTTGATAGATGTAAGAGTAGATGAGACTTTGTTGAATAATCTATACTTCAACAACAACGGACCTAAAATTGTAGCTATGCCTACTCAATATTATCAGTTAGCATCTAACCAGATAAAAATTCCTGCCGGAAGCTTGTTGGGTGGTGTTGAAGTTAAATTAACCGATGCTTTTTTTGCTGATCCGTCAGCATTAAAAGCAAATTATGTTATCCCATTGGTAATGACTAAAGTTACCGGTGCAGATTCGATTTTGAAAGGTAGCACCAGCGTTCCAAACCCTTTGCGGGTAAAGGCGTCAGATTGGGTAACTGCACCTAAAGATTACATACTGTATGGCGTAAAATATGTTAACCCATGGCATGGTAATTATCTAAGAAGAGGTGTAGATCAAATTACACCTGCCGGCGGAACAACTTCAACGGCAGTTAGGCGTACGCCATATGTTGAAAATAACCAGGTAGTTAACATTACGACAGGTTCGTTAACCCAGGCTAACCTGCCATTGTCAATTAAAAACAGTGCTGGTACTACTGTTCCGTTTACATTAGTGCTCACATTTGCAGACAACGGCACTTGTACGGTAAGTGGTAACAACCCCGCCAGTTTTGACATTACAGGTACAGGTAAGTTTGTTTCAAAAGGCGAGAAGAACAGCATAGGAGGAACAGACCGAAGTGCGATTTATTTAGACTATACGGTTAATTTTAAAAACCTGAATGTAACCTACGCTACCAAAGATACGTTGGTAGTACGCGACAGGGGTTTAAAAGCCGAATATTTTGATGTAGTGATCAAGTAA
- a CDS encoding restriction endonuclease → MRDPIKEPADHSIISHIVEKAEGWGLEIQNHGTNTISVWTSRYIGLRIRLWIDNDETIRFNYYCRTNSWFYGGERTDLHDSFTVFFAVFLKKLNLCSIFTIMVHNPATGADAEIYGNYLIPEQIHPGLINAKTVDLEKLDELVGSLSMFEQYVWELYGGCPCENCRKELKYDFEYRRKDIEKARLNRAKKVAGDDPMLTNYMERTLPTWFYYRNFKTKVTLIDSPEIMPFFHALSRSSSQIIKGISGDLIVVDQFQHYLSNSVRKKLYEYFKQLEEKLPDLVILENKIVAVGERVILTVDTKCGVSRFKKEREKVRERHQTEFDVLFKPHALKWADKIQDDVFEDLIKELLEREPNVNRVRKLAHTRERDKGADLVAEWVVSKDSLSPDEDPYMTINVIVQCKAYKNGVGKSDVQDIRDTVEHREYDTTNNNIRNT, encoded by the coding sequence ATGCGTGACCCAATAAAAGAACCCGCCGACCATTCCATAATCAGCCACATTGTGGAGAAAGCGGAGGGTTGGGGTCTTGAGATCCAAAACCACGGCACAAATACCATTTCAGTTTGGACTAGCCGTTATATAGGCTTACGCATTCGCTTATGGATCGATAATGACGAGACGATTCGTTTCAACTATTATTGTCGTACGAACTCTTGGTTCTATGGCGGTGAGCGGACAGATCTACATGATAGTTTTACGGTGTTTTTTGCGGTATTTCTAAAGAAATTGAACCTATGTTCGATATTTACAATCATGGTTCATAATCCGGCGACTGGAGCGGATGCAGAGATCTATGGCAATTATCTGATCCCGGAGCAAATCCACCCGGGGCTTATCAACGCGAAAACAGTTGATTTGGAAAAATTGGATGAGCTAGTAGGGTCTTTATCAATGTTCGAGCAATACGTTTGGGAATTATATGGAGGCTGTCCATGTGAAAATTGTCGCAAGGAACTAAAATATGATTTTGAGTATCGTCGAAAAGACATAGAAAAAGCAAGATTGAATCGAGCAAAAAAAGTAGCGGGCGATGACCCGATGTTGACGAACTACATGGAGCGAACGTTGCCAACTTGGTTTTACTATCGGAATTTCAAAACAAAGGTCACTCTGATCGATTCCCCGGAGATTATGCCTTTCTTTCATGCTTTATCTCGTTCATCATCCCAGATAATCAAAGGGATTAGCGGCGACCTGATTGTGGTCGATCAGTTTCAACATTACTTAAGTAACTCGGTCAGAAAAAAGCTATACGAATATTTCAAGCAACTGGAAGAGAAGTTGCCTGACTTGGTCATTTTGGAAAATAAGATTGTTGCTGTCGGTGAACGGGTTATTCTCACCGTAGATACAAAATGCGGAGTAAGTCGGTTTAAAAAAGAACGTGAGAAGGTTAGGGAACGGCATCAGACAGAATTCGATGTGCTTTTTAAGCCGCACGCCCTCAAATGGGCCGACAAGATCCAGGATGATGTCTTCGAAGACCTAATTAAAGAGCTTCTGGAGAGGGAGCCTAATGTCAATAGAGTAAGAAAGCTTGCCCATACCAGGGAGCGTGATAAAGGGGCGGATCTTGTTGCCGAGTGGGTCGTCTCTAAGGATAGTCTTTCTCCAGATGAGGACCCGTACATGACCATTAATGTGATCGTGCAATGTAAGGCTTACAAAAATGGCGTGGGGAAATCAGATGTTCAGGATATTAGAGATACTGTCGAACACCGTGAATATGATACGACAAACAATAACATTCGAAATACATGA